Sequence from the Clostridium butyricum genome:
GTTAAGGCAGTAAAAACAATTGAGAAATGTGATGTTATAGTTGCACCTAGTGCAGAAGAAGGTGGAGATAGTATTGCACTTGAAACAGCAAGAGAATATATAAAGCCTGATACGGAAATTGTAATAAAGCACTTTCCGATGGGGAAAAAAGACAGGATTATAAAAGCTTTAGAAGCCTATGAGTTTATAGAATCAAAGCTTAAGGAAGGTAAAAATGTTGCTTTTTTAACAATAGGAGATCCATATGTCTATAGTACTTATAGCCATATGCTTAATCATCTTAGAGACGATGGTTTTGAGGTAAAAACAATTCCAGGAATAACTTCATTTTGTGCGGCAGCAAGTCTTGTAGATAGAACTCTTGTAGTAGGAAATGAAAATCTTGTAGT
This genomic interval carries:
- a CDS encoding cobalt-factor II C(20)-methyltransferase produces the protein MATLYGIGVGPGDKELLTVKAVKTIEKCDVIVAPSAEEGGDSIALETAREYIKPDTEIVIKHFPMGKKDRIIKALEAYEFIESKLKEGKNVAFLTIGDPYVYSTYSHMLNHLRDDGFEVKTIPGITSFCAAASLVDRTLVVGNENLVVMPASKVKEITDEKFIVVMKVYKKEEEVLDILEEKGFDYVYASRVGREGQLVLTDREEILKVRDYMSLIIASRN